A portion of the uncultured Draconibacterium sp. genome contains these proteins:
- the istA gene encoding IS21 family transposase, with product MANKLIDMSKVRKVIQLHHQGKAKQFISRYLGLSRNTVKKYIALYKVLNLTIDDIDKKSDSELEKIFSRDTEDVLSPKLKKVYNFFPYMERELKKTGVTKQLMWEEYYAKHPDGLKLSQFKAHYLRWSKKVNPVMHMEHKAGDKMFIDYAGKTLEVINKETGEIEEVQFFVAILGASQYTYAEASPSQQKEDFVASVENALHFYGGVPAAIVPDNLKSAVTKSSRFEPTINETFMDFAEHYGTTVLPARAYRPRDKSLAEGAVKILYQRIYPALRGKSFYSLDELNNAIWDELDKHNNKKLTGRPTSRYQLFVEDEKDKLTALPVEKYEIKEIAIATVAMNGHVLLSKDKHYYSVPCQYLKKKVKLVFTSKTVEIYHKYNRIALHKRDGRKYFYTTNKDHLATTHQFVTDWTPQRFINWAASIDESVKEFIINVLERKQHPEQSYKSCMGVLAFAKKVGEERLANACKRALEHQVYNYKIIQKILEKGLDKLDDETPDEPELPFHNNIRGGKYYN from the coding sequence ATGGCTAATAAATTAATCGACATGAGTAAAGTAAGAAAAGTCATTCAGTTGCACCACCAGGGAAAAGCAAAACAATTTATCAGTAGGTACCTGGGCCTCTCACGTAACACCGTTAAGAAGTATATCGCTCTATACAAGGTATTAAACCTTACAATTGATGATATTGATAAAAAGAGTGATTCCGAGCTGGAAAAGATCTTTAGCAGGGATACCGAAGATGTTCTTTCCCCCAAGCTAAAAAAGGTTTATAACTTCTTTCCCTACATGGAGCGCGAACTAAAAAAGACCGGCGTTACCAAACAGCTGATGTGGGAAGAATATTATGCAAAACATCCCGATGGGCTAAAACTAAGCCAGTTTAAAGCCCACTACCTGCGTTGGAGTAAAAAGGTTAACCCGGTAATGCATATGGAGCATAAAGCAGGCGATAAGATGTTTATTGACTACGCTGGCAAAACCCTTGAAGTTATCAATAAAGAAACAGGCGAGATTGAAGAGGTACAGTTTTTTGTTGCCATACTGGGGGCCAGTCAATACACCTATGCAGAAGCCTCACCGAGCCAACAAAAAGAAGACTTTGTTGCTTCGGTTGAAAATGCACTGCACTTTTACGGGGGAGTTCCTGCAGCTATTGTCCCTGATAACCTAAAGTCTGCCGTAACCAAAAGCAGCCGGTTTGAACCTACCATTAACGAAACGTTTATGGACTTTGCCGAACACTATGGCACAACAGTTCTTCCGGCCCGGGCTTACCGTCCCCGGGACAAGTCTCTGGCAGAAGGGGCAGTTAAGATACTGTACCAAAGAATATATCCGGCCTTGCGCGGCAAAAGCTTTTATAGTTTAGACGAGCTAAATAATGCCATTTGGGACGAGCTGGATAAACACAACAACAAAAAGCTGACTGGCAGGCCAACGTCCCGGTATCAATTATTCGTTGAAGACGAAAAAGACAAGCTTACCGCATTGCCTGTAGAAAAATACGAGATTAAAGAAATAGCAATAGCCACCGTAGCCATGAACGGGCACGTGCTGTTAAGCAAAGACAAGCATTATTACAGTGTTCCCTGCCAATATTTAAAGAAGAAGGTAAAGCTGGTGTTTACATCAAAAACCGTTGAAATATACCATAAATACAACCGCATAGCTTTGCACAAAAGAGATGGACGTAAATACTTCTACACCACAAACAAAGACCACCTGGCAACAACACACCAGTTTGTTACCGACTGGACACCGCAGCGTTTTATCAACTGGGCAGCTTCAATTGACGAAAGTGTAAAGGAATTTATAATCAATGTGCTGGAAAGAAAACAACACCCTGAACAATCCTATAAAAGCTGTATGGGCGTATTGGCTTTTGCTAAAAAGGTGGGAGAAGAAAGGCTTGCCAATGCGTGTAAACGTGCATTGGAACATCAGGTTTACAACTACAAAATCATACAAAAGATACTGGAAAAAGGGTTGGATAAACTTGACGATGAAACACCGGACGAACCTGAACTTCCTTTTCATAACAATATAAGGGGAGGAAAATATTACAACTGA
- a CDS encoding alpha/beta hydrolase: MTTSLIAVGQNKIENPFGLVYKDAITENKSGEVNIHPVSYDLNGIEIAANVYTPANYDPSKSYPAVVVALPNGGVKEQVAGLYAQRLAESGYITIAADASYQGASGGKPRNVDKPANRINDIRGMADYLTQYAGVNAEQLGVLGVCGGGGYTLAAAQTDKRFKAVATLSMFNSGIVRKNGFRDSQLETIQERLKQASDARAQEAAGGEVLYAANTVASDKVADKMPFDLYREGHYYYHRTHAHPNSTFRYTMSSLLDLMAFDATSNMDLINQPLLMMAGSKADTYYMTEDAFKKATGTTEKELFLIPGATHIQTYYVPEYVEQAMNKLNEFFGENL; encoded by the coding sequence ATGACAACAAGCCTTATTGCAGTTGGTCAAAACAAGATTGAAAATCCGTTCGGTCTTGTATATAAAGATGCCATAACTGAAAATAAATCAGGCGAAGTAAATATTCATCCGGTTAGCTATGACCTGAACGGTATTGAAATAGCTGCCAATGTTTACACACCAGCTAATTATGATCCTTCAAAAAGTTATCCTGCGGTGGTAGTTGCTCTTCCAAACGGAGGAGTTAAAGAACAAGTAGCTGGATTATATGCACAGCGTTTGGCAGAATCGGGTTACATTACAATTGCTGCCGATGCATCGTACCAGGGAGCCAGTGGTGGTAAACCCCGTAACGTGGATAAACCCGCCAACCGTATTAATGACATTCGCGGAATGGCAGATTATCTTACTCAATATGCTGGTGTAAATGCTGAACAACTTGGTGTATTGGGAGTTTGTGGCGGCGGTGGTTATACACTGGCTGCAGCACAAACCGATAAGCGATTTAAGGCAGTGGCAACACTAAGTATGTTTAATTCAGGTATTGTAAGAAAAAATGGATTCAGGGATTCTCAGTTAGAAACGATTCAGGAGCGGTTAAAACAAGCCTCTGATGCCCGTGCACAGGAAGCAGCAGGAGGAGAAGTGCTCTATGCTGCCAACACGGTAGCAAGCGATAAAGTTGCTGATAAAATGCCCTTTGATCTTTATCGTGAAGGACATTATTATTACCACAGAACCCATGCTCATCCAAACTCTACTTTTCGATACACCATGAGCAGTTTGCTCGATTTGATGGCATTTGATGCAACTTCAAATATGGACTTAATCAATCAGCCTTTGTTAATGATGGCCGGAAGCAAAGCAGACACCTACTATATGACTGAGGATGCTTTTAAAAAAGCTACCGGAACTACAGAAAAGGAATTATTCCTGATACCGGGAGCCACGCATATTCAAACCTATTATGTTCCTGAATATGTCGAGCAGGCAATGAATAAATTGAACGAATTTTTTGGGGAAAATTTATAA
- the istB gene encoding IS21-like element helper ATPase IstB, whose protein sequence is MNEVTLTRMKQMKLHGMHGAFKTAIETGKTDDYTIDQFVSMITDAEWDDRNNRKIERLIKNARFHYKATIENVVYEHARNIDRTKLLRLAECDFINKNENVLISGSTGAGKSYIATALGYQACIEGYRVLYFNTTKLFSKLKMAKADGSYLKELAKMARHQLIILDDFGLQPLDSQNRIALLELIEDRHNSGSMIVTSQLPVSKWYEIIGEKTIADAILDRLIHQSHRIELMGESMRKKRNIYSE, encoded by the coding sequence ATGAACGAAGTAACATTAACACGAATGAAACAGATGAAGCTCCATGGTATGCATGGGGCTTTTAAAACAGCTATCGAAACGGGTAAAACCGATGATTACACCATCGACCAGTTTGTATCGATGATAACAGATGCCGAGTGGGACGATCGCAACAACCGAAAGATAGAGCGATTGATAAAAAATGCAAGGTTCCACTATAAAGCAACCATTGAAAACGTGGTGTACGAACATGCAAGAAATATCGATCGGACAAAACTGTTAAGACTGGCTGAATGCGATTTTATTAATAAAAACGAGAATGTATTAATATCGGGCAGCACCGGTGCCGGCAAAAGTTATATTGCGACAGCCTTAGGGTATCAGGCCTGTATTGAGGGATACAGGGTTTTGTACTTTAATACAACAAAACTGTTTTCTAAACTAAAAATGGCAAAAGCCGATGGATCTTATCTTAAAGAACTTGCAAAAATGGCCAGGCATCAGTTAATAATACTCGATGATTTTGGTCTGCAACCCTTAGATAGCCAAAACCGGATAGCTCTGTTAGAGTTAATTGAAGACAGGCACAATAGTGGCTCAATGATTGTTACATCACAACTGCCCGTTAGTAAGTGGTATGAAATAATCGGGGAAAAAACGATTGCCGATGCCATACTTGACCGGTTGATCCATCAATCGCACAGGATTGAGCTGATGGGGGAATCGATGAGAAAAAAACGAAACATTTATAGTGAATAA
- a CDS encoding aldo/keto reductase has product MQKRKLGNSGLEVSSIGLGCMGMSWSYGPAKNKKEMISLIQRAFEKGVTFFDTAEVYGPFLNEELIGEALTPFREQVQIATKFGFAAGSEDNNRWSVLNSQPKHIKKVVEGSLKRLKVEVIDLYYQHRLDPNVPIEDVAGTVQDLIKEGKVKYFGLSEVGAQTIRRANAVQQVTAVQSEYSLWWREPEQTILPTLEELVIGFVPFSPLGKGFLTGKIDEKTNFDKSDFRNTVPRFSEENRKANQALVDLLGEIAKEKNATSAQIALAWLLAQKTWIVPIPGTTKLHRLEENLGAAEVTLTNDDLNQINIALSKIDVHGARYSEQNQKMVNR; this is encoded by the coding sequence ATGCAAAAAAGAAAATTAGGAAACAGTGGACTTGAAGTTTCTTCCATTGGATTGGGCTGTATGGGAATGAGTTGGTCTTATGGGCCGGCCAAGAATAAAAAAGAAATGATTTCACTTATACAAAGAGCTTTTGAAAAAGGGGTAACTTTTTTTGACACAGCCGAAGTTTATGGTCCATTTCTAAATGAAGAACTTATAGGTGAAGCACTAACTCCTTTTCGGGAACAAGTACAAATTGCAACTAAGTTTGGCTTTGCAGCAGGATCTGAAGACAATAACCGCTGGTCAGTATTAAATAGTCAGCCCAAGCATATTAAAAAGGTTGTTGAAGGTTCACTTAAAAGACTCAAAGTTGAAGTAATTGATCTTTATTACCAGCATCGTTTAGATCCGAATGTTCCGATCGAAGATGTTGCAGGAACCGTTCAGGATTTAATTAAAGAAGGAAAAGTAAAATACTTTGGTCTTTCGGAAGTAGGCGCTCAGACAATTCGTAGGGCAAACGCCGTTCAGCAAGTCACTGCCGTGCAAAGTGAGTATTCGCTTTGGTGGCGAGAGCCGGAACAGACAATATTACCAACACTAGAAGAGTTGGTAATTGGATTTGTACCGTTTAGTCCACTCGGAAAAGGCTTTCTTACTGGGAAAATTGACGAAAAAACCAATTTTGATAAATCAGATTTTCGAAATACTGTTCCCCGTTTTTCTGAAGAGAATAGAAAAGCAAATCAGGCACTGGTAGATCTGCTTGGTGAAATTGCCAAAGAAAAGAATGCAACTTCGGCACAAATCGCATTGGCATGGTTACTAGCTCAAAAAACCTGGATTGTTCCCATACCAGGTACGACAAAATTGCACAGACTTGAAGAAAATCTTGGAGCAGCAGAAGTTACTTTAACGAATGATGATTTGAACCAAATCAACATTGCGCTTTCAAAAATTGATGTACATGGTGCGCGTTATTCGGAACAGAATCAAAAGATGGTTAATCGTTAG
- a CDS encoding carboxylesterase family protein, which yields MKNLLVGFLSFLLAISIDVQSASGNTKQTSGPEVKTKSGVVRGVTEGDVSSFKGIPFAAPPVGEFRWRPPQPVEAWEGVRDASEFGPTCAAVGWGAAAGTIQQGSSEDCLYLNIWTPATAKEGAKLPVMVWIHGGGFTGGSGNTNGAGFAKQGVILGSMNYRLGRLGHFAFPALSAERPEEAKGSYAFMDQIAALKWVQENISAFGGDPNNVTIFGFSAGGVSVHSLLTIPTASGLFHKAIGHSSGGRDGVLTGRPMNKENADALYPVSAETIGINFAKMHGIEGTDAEALAKLRALPVVKIVGGGETDGQGGPRIYPGPILDGKFVVETAESAYNAGRQAKVPLMIGNNSAEIGGSFVNSSTTKEELFALFGDLENEAKAAYDPDGTKEFAEVQARFNTDWVWAEPARFSARAFTAIGEPAYIFLFDYVPSYMKERAPYGPGHGTDISFAFDILGEGGGFGPPPTPTAEDQDVARTMNAYWVNFAKTGDPNGEGLPNWPLNKPETNQILEFQRDGKVVGETDPTKARLDVIGNASQIDHPRPI from the coding sequence ATGAAAAACTTACTAGTCGGATTTCTTTCTTTTCTATTGGCAATATCAATAGATGTGCAATCGGCATCTGGAAATACAAAGCAGACTTCCGGGCCAGAAGTAAAAACAAAATCAGGTGTTGTTAGAGGTGTTACTGAAGGCGATGTCTCCAGTTTCAAGGGAATTCCTTTTGCAGCACCTCCCGTTGGCGAATTTCGCTGGCGTCCGCCACAACCGGTAGAAGCCTGGGAAGGAGTTCGCGATGCTTCAGAATTTGGTCCTACTTGTGCCGCAGTAGGCTGGGGTGCTGCTGCGGGAACCATCCAGCAAGGTTCATCAGAAGATTGCCTTTACCTCAATATATGGACTCCTGCCACTGCCAAAGAGGGAGCAAAATTGCCTGTTATGGTTTGGATTCATGGTGGTGGTTTTACAGGAGGCAGCGGTAATACAAACGGAGCTGGATTTGCCAAACAAGGCGTGATCCTGGGTTCAATGAATTATCGTCTGGGACGCCTTGGTCATTTTGCTTTCCCTGCATTGAGTGCAGAGCGTCCTGAAGAAGCTAAAGGCAGTTATGCTTTTATGGACCAGATTGCTGCATTGAAATGGGTACAGGAAAATATTTCTGCTTTTGGAGGCGATCCAAATAATGTAACCATTTTTGGCTTCTCTGCAGGCGGTGTTTCTGTACACTCACTTCTTACGATCCCAACAGCTAGCGGTCTTTTCCATAAGGCAATCGGTCATTCAAGCGGTGGACGCGACGGAGTTCTTACCGGCAGACCAATGAATAAGGAAAATGCTGATGCACTTTACCCGGTTTCAGCCGAAACGATTGGGATAAATTTTGCTAAAATGCATGGTATTGAAGGAACTGATGCAGAAGCACTGGCTAAACTTCGTGCCCTTCCTGTTGTCAAAATTGTTGGGGGTGGAGAGACTGATGGACAGGGAGGTCCGCGTATTTATCCAGGCCCGATTCTGGACGGGAAGTTTGTAGTAGAAACTGCCGAAAGTGCATACAATGCAGGCAGACAGGCAAAAGTTCCGCTGATGATCGGAAACAACAGTGCCGAAATTGGCGGAAGTTTCGTTAATTCAAGCACAACAAAAGAAGAACTTTTCGCTCTGTTCGGTGATTTGGAGAATGAGGCAAAAGCAGCTTACGATCCGGATGGAACCAAAGAATTCGCAGAGGTGCAGGCACGATTTAATACCGACTGGGTTTGGGCTGAACCGGCCCGGTTTTCCGCAAGAGCCTTTACAGCCATTGGTGAACCAGCCTACATTTTCCTGTTTGATTATGTGCCTTCTTACATGAAAGAAAGAGCGCCCTATGGTCCCGGACATGGAACCGATATTTCTTTTGCATTCGATATTCTTGGGGAAGGAGGAGGTTTCGGGCCACCACCAACTCCGACAGCAGAAGACCAGGATGTAGCCCGGACAATGAATGCTTACTGGGTTAACTTTGCAAAAACAGGTGATCCGAATGGTGAGGGATTGCCGAATTGGCCGTTAAATAAACCCGAAACGAACCAGATCCTCGAATTTCAGCGTGATGGCAAAGTTGTTGGCGAGACTGATCCTACGAAAGCACGACTGGATGTTATTGGAAACGCCAGTCAAATTGACCACCCCAGGCCAATTTAA
- a CDS encoding nuclear transport factor 2 family protein — translation MRFKLIGLIVLLSWGQYSFAQDTDAKREIIQLSKDKWQWMSDKNVDELSKLFHQKAEFVHMGGHWGTEQELAIIKSGGIWYKKADIHEVSVNIIDNTAILLNRIDLLAVVGRNEVTNPFEVTEVYIKQDGKWMLGALSFTRLMTPGDH, via the coding sequence ATGAGATTCAAACTTATCGGACTAATTGTACTACTTTCATGGGGACAGTACTCATTCGCTCAAGATACAGATGCGAAACGTGAAATCATTCAGCTTTCAAAAGACAAATGGCAATGGATGTCAGATAAAAATGTCGATGAGTTAAGTAAACTCTTTCACCAAAAAGCCGAGTTTGTTCACATGGGTGGGCACTGGGGAACAGAACAGGAACTTGCCATCATTAAAAGTGGTGGAATTTGGTACAAAAAGGCTGACATACACGAAGTATCGGTTAATATTATCGATAATACTGCCATTCTTTTAAACCGAATTGATCTGCTTGCTGTGGTTGGCAGAAATGAAGTTACCAATCCATTTGAAGTTACCGAAGTTTATATAAAACAAGACGGTAAATGGATGCTTGGGGCACTTTCATTCACTCGATTAATGACTCCCGGAGATCATTAA